One Ranitomeya imitator isolate aRanImi1 chromosome 1, aRanImi1.pri, whole genome shotgun sequence DNA window includes the following coding sequences:
- the DCST1 gene encoding E3 ubiquitin-protein ligase DCST1, with protein MSSEDIKEENKRRRREKRPNTTLKRVCAFILPDACFRFLFSSDEQFKVSKFFLGATVGSILGLGVYLLFVHPMDMEEQQKIKLMYGISGTFALGWATSTYFRCSTLVLIPNLLGKEGRTYVIINVMASIYAGPVVNLQQNIEEIARSVSCTVDQQINHTKMMWKDITSPMKKIFKGLLGTSRELKNRSRNIVSLFKDVENEIENTEGYNKETEAPLQNKKKTLSTQTLMELKTMLRCEYVVEEGINKCKDWFAQKHEECMRVIWLPVLNHLLCLPMKFTFFCNVMYLINKWCKKRLPLEGNFGNIFDLVNDTVYNLDKNFTSAIVMRKEEMNMLAGINISDLSMTEEVVETLRKKQVWVLRKLPFINTIMSCMFIFLFTSAFNYTINYNKNILYDNHYVTTYFRQIDARRRKLKKKHLLPLMTMEKKDFVFPCNPCVQKLESNTMMKEIVMCLPYLILFILTNCLDRLLIHIFRTLNKHFNIPTIFTVDHKLEIIVEGETMISRLLRGTVKAFNISSSSFAELNKNYTCLPNPVIMSFKNYIYSTLPVIGLLLFCFLQVYSYRLRRVIASFYFPKREKHRVLFLYNHYVQKRRLYFYNLRSKVKKRSKRQRKWVKSILGAICKSFPGSRFLFPQRCIVCNARRNTDFHECPNPGCGTVYCNECWLNLDESCLACVTYDQYILDTIFEDLYDLI; from the exons ATGTCAAGTGAAGACATCAAAGAGGAAAACAAAAGAAGACGAAGAGAAAAAAGACCAAACACAA ctcTGAAGCGGGTATGTGCCTTCATTCTCCCTGACGCTTGTTTCCGCTTCCTGTTCAGCAGCGATGAACAGTTTAAGGTCTCAAAGTTTTTCCTAGGAGCCACGGTCGGATCCATCCTTGGACTTG GGGTCTACTTGTTGTTTGTGCATCCAATGGATATGGAAGAGCAGCAGAAGATAAAATTAATGTACGGGATTTCAG GGACATTTGCTTTGGGATGGGCGACCTCTACCTACTTTCGCTGCTCTACACTTGTTCTTATTCCCAACCTTCTGGGCAAGGAGGGTCGGACATATGTAATTATCAACGTGATGGCCTCAATCTAtgcag GACCGGTTGTAAATCTACAGCAGAATATTGAAGAAATCGCAAGATCAGTGAGCTGCACTGTGGACCAACAGATAAACCACACTAAAATGATGTGGAAAGATATAACGAGTCCCATGAAGAAGATCTTCAAAGGATTGCTG GGAACTTCTAGGGAGCTGAAAAATAGAAGTAGAAACATCGTATCACTGTTCAAAGATGTAGAGAATGAAATTGAAAACACTGAGGGATACAACAAGGAAACCGAGGCACCgctgcaaaataagaaaaaaaccttGTCCACGCAGACGTTGATGGAGCTGAAGACCATGTTGCGTTGCGAGT ATGTGGTAGAAGAGGGCATAAACAAATGTAAAGATTGGTTCGCTCAGAAGCATGAGGAGTGCATGCGTGTCATCTGGCTGCCCGTCCTGAACCACCTGCTTTGCCTACCCATGAAATTCACATTTTTCTGCAATGTCATGTACT TGATAAACAAGTGGTGCAAAAAAAGACTGCCACTGGAAGGAAACTTCGGCAACATCTTCGACTTGGTTAATGATACGGTGTACAATCTGGATAAGAACTTCACCAGCGCCATAGTCATGAGG AAAGAAGAGATGAACATGTTGGCTGGAATCAACATCTCTGACCTCAGCATGACTGAAGAAGTTGTGGAAACCTTGAGGAAGAAGCAGGTGTGGGTGCTGAGGAAGTTGCCATTCATCAACACCATCATGTCCTGCATGTTCATCTTCCTCTTTACCTC TGCTTTCAACTATACCATCAACTATAACAAGAACATCCTCTACGACAACCACTATGTCACCACCTACTTCCGTCAGATTGATGCTCGCAGGAGAAAACTG AAGAAGAAGCATTTACTGCCACTGATGACAATGGAGAAGAAGGACTTTGTGTTTCCCTGCAATCCTTGTGTGCAGAAACTTGAGAGTAACACTATG ATGAAGGAGATAGTGATGTGTCTTCCTTACTTAATCCTCTTCATCTTGACCAATTGCCTTGACCGTCTTCTTATCCACATCTTCAGGACTCTCAACAAACATTTTAACATCCCCACCATCTTCACTG TTGATCACAAGCTAGAAATAATAGTGGAAGGTGAGACTATGATTTCCCGGCTTCTGCGGGGCACAGTTAAAGCATTTAACATCTCAAGCAGTAGCTTTGCAGAGCTCAACAAAAATTACA CCTGCCTTCCGAATCCAGTCATCATGAGCTTCAAGAACTACATCTATTCCACTTTGCCGGTTATCGGGCTACTGTTATTCTGCTTCCTCCAGGTGTATAGCTATCGCCTACGCAGAGTAATTGCTTCTTTTTATTTCCCAAAG AGAGAGAAACACAGGGTTCTCTTCCTTTATAACCATTATGTCCAAAAGAGGAGGCTGTACTTCTACAACCTGCGCTCAAAGGTGAAGAAAAGATCCAAAAGACAACGGAAATGG GTGAAGAGTATTTTGGGCGCAATCTGTAAATCCTTCCCCGGGTCAAGATTTCTTTTCCCTCAGCGATGCATTGTCTGTAATGCCAGGAGAAATACAGACTTCCATGAATGCCCAAATCCAGGATGCGGCACTGTATATTGTAATGAGTGCTGGTTGAATTTGGACGAATCCTGCTTGGCGTGTGTCACATATGACCAATACATATTAGACACCATCTTTGAAGACCTATATGACTTGATTTGA